The Streptomyces sp. HUAS CB01 genome has a segment encoding these proteins:
- a CDS encoding ABC transporter permease: MSTTPVRTEARAASVATAPGYRARRTLPLRVEAVRQLKRRRTLVMGAILAALPFVLIVAFAIGGSPDERGDGGGGRINLMDTATASGANFAATCLFVSAGFLLVVPVALFCGDTVASEASWSSLRYLLAAPVPRSRLLWSKLAVALGFSAAAMVLLPLVGLAVGTVAYGWGPLRLPTGGSLATADTLPRLALVVAYIFVSQLVTAGLAFWLSTKTDAPLGAVGGAVGLTIIGNVLDAVTALGSWRDFLPAHWQFAWADALQPQLEWGGMLKGTAVSVTFALVLIALAFRGFARKDIVS; this comes from the coding sequence ATGAGCACCACCCCCGTGCGCACCGAGGCCCGCGCGGCGAGCGTGGCGACCGCGCCCGGCTATCGGGCGCGGCGCACCCTGCCGCTGCGTGTCGAGGCGGTCCGCCAGCTGAAGCGGCGGCGGACGCTCGTGATGGGCGCGATCCTGGCGGCGCTGCCGTTCGTGCTGATCGTGGCCTTCGCGATCGGCGGCTCCCCGGACGAGCGCGGCGACGGCGGTGGCGGCCGGATCAACCTGATGGACACGGCGACCGCGTCCGGTGCCAACTTCGCGGCCACCTGCCTGTTCGTGTCGGCCGGTTTCCTGCTGGTCGTGCCGGTCGCGCTGTTCTGCGGCGACACCGTGGCGTCCGAGGCGAGCTGGTCGTCCCTGCGCTACCTGCTGGCGGCGCCCGTGCCCCGGTCCCGGCTGCTGTGGTCGAAGCTGGCGGTCGCGCTGGGCTTCAGCGCGGCGGCGATGGTCCTGCTGCCGCTGGTGGGACTGGCGGTGGGGACGGTGGCCTACGGCTGGGGGCCCCTGCGACTGCCGACCGGCGGCTCGCTGGCGACGGCCGACACGCTTCCCAGGCTCGCACTCGTCGTCGCGTACATCTTCGTCTCCCAACTGGTCACCGCCGGGCTCGCGTTCTGGCTGTCCACCAAGACCGACGCACCGCTGGGCGCGGTCGGCGGCGCGGTCGGGCTGACCATCATCGGGAACGTCCTGGACGCCGTGACGGCGCTGGGCTCCTGGCGCGACTTCCTGCCGGCGCACTGGCAGTTCGCCTGGGCCGACGCGCTCCAGCCCCAGCTCGAATGGGGCGGCATGCTGAAGGGCACGGCGGTGTCCGTGACGTTCGCCCTCGTGCTGATCGCCCTTGCCTTCCGCGGGTTCGCCCGCAAGGACATCGTGTCCTGA